One window of Hujiaoplasma nucleasis genomic DNA carries:
- a CDS encoding DUF3159 domain-containing protein encodes MKQLLKDVFSELKLVLSGKSLDILLPPIIFLLLNNLRSLTAAIIGSLVLGILFLIRRLIHHDNVLYALGGIIGIIFANISIYINQNASNFFLPDLISTFSLILITIISLIIKKPLAIWVSHITRGWDLEWFYRKDILPAYKEVTIFWLMFLS; translated from the coding sequence ATGAAACAACTACTAAAAGATGTCTTTTCAGAATTAAAACTGGTTTTATCTGGAAAATCATTAGATATTTTATTACCACCAATTATATTTCTATTACTTAATAATTTACGGTCATTAACCGCAGCTATTATCGGCTCTTTAGTATTAGGAATTCTATTCCTTATAAGAAGACTCATTCATCACGATAATGTCTTATACGCTCTTGGAGGTATTATAGGGATTATATTCGCTAATATAAGTATCTATATTAATCAAAATGCCTCTAATTTCTTTTTACCCGATTTAATATCAACTTTTTCCTTAATTTTAATAACCATTATTTCTTTAATTATAAAAAAACCTTTAGCCATATGGGTATCTCATATCACTAGAGGCTGGGATCTTGAATGGTTTTATAGAAAAGATATTCTACCCGCTTATAAAGAAGTTACCATCTTTTGGTTAATGTTTTTATCTTAA
- a CDS encoding GNAT family N-acetyltransferase, with protein sequence MIKEVINKQDKAEIASQILKDLPDWFGMPEHTKDYIEKSKDLPFFAYYKENQALGFIVLKETSIYACDIYCMGVLKAHHRKGIGKDLFRFFETFAKDKGYRFIQVKTVEQGHYDDYDLTNAFYKSLGFYELEVFPNHWDKHNPCQIYIKSLY encoded by the coding sequence ATGATTAAAGAAGTAATAAATAAACAAGATAAAGCAGAAATAGCAAGTCAAATATTAAAAGATTTACCTGATTGGTTTGGTATGCCTGAGCATACCAAAGATTACATAGAAAAAAGTAAAGATTTGCCATTTTTCGCATATTATAAAGAAAATCAAGCATTAGGTTTTATTGTTTTAAAAGAAACTTCAATCTATGCATGCGACATATATTGTATGGGGGTTTTAAAAGCGCATCATAGGAAGGGAATAGGTAAAGACCTATTTCGATTCTTTGAAACATTTGCAAAAGATAAAGGTTATCGATTCATCCAAGTAAAAACGGTTGAACAAGGACATTATGATGACTATGATTTAACCAATGCCTTTTATAAATCTTTAGGCTTTTATGAACTCGAGGTTTTTCCTAATCATTGGGATAAGCATAACCCTTGTCAAATTTATATTAAATCACTTTATTAA